One genomic segment of Pseudomonadota bacterium includes these proteins:
- the purN gene encoding phosphoribosylglycinamide formyltransferase, with protein sequence MQKLKTAVLISGSGTNLQALIDACGNSDFPAQIVLVLSNKADAYGLERAKKAGIKTAVVNHKDFASREEFDRQMDKVIIESGAKFICMAGFMRLLSGWFTQKWQGKLVNIHPSLLPSFKGVNAQKQALEYGVKIAGCTTHFVTEEMDAGPIIAQAAVKVDENETVESLTAKILEKEHEIYPKTLRLVAEGKASF encoded by the coding sequence ATGCAAAAACTAAAAACAGCAGTTCTTATATCAGGCAGCGGTACAAACCTTCAGGCTTTGATTGACGCATGCGGCAATAGTGATTTTCCCGCTCAAATAGTATTAGTGCTATCTAATAAAGCCGATGCATACGGATTAGAACGTGCAAAAAAAGCAGGCATCAAAACCGCCGTTGTAAATCATAAGGATTTTGCCTCCCGTGAGGAATTTGATAGACAGATGGACAAGGTGATTATTGAATCAGGTGCTAAATTTATCTGCATGGCAGGTTTTATGCGTCTTTTATCAGGCTGGTTTACACAAAAATGGCAGGGCAAGCTTGTTAATATCCACCCCTCTTTGCTACCTTCTTTTAAAGGTGTTAATGCACAAAAACAGGCGTTAGAATACGGCGTAAAGATTGCAGGCTGTACCACTCATTTTGTAACCGAAGAAATGGACGCAGGGCCTATTATCGCACAGGCGGCGGTTAAAGTTGATGAAAATGAAACCGTGGAGAGCCTGACAGCTAAAATCCTTGAAAAAGAACATGAAATATACCCCAAGACCTTACGGCTTGTAGCTGAGGGAAAAGCCTCCTTTTAA
- a CDS encoding calcium-binding protein: protein MLFNDFIITGDNDDDISTGIGQDFIISRGGDDTVVSGADSDMVLAGSGNDRIFGENGQDFLFGGTGNDEVNGGEGNDWLFGGEGDDLLIGGLGADKISGGEGVDTFKYVSTFESNGSFFDIIFGFEQGTDIIDLSELDFDGISSFADITVDNQGGTTTIAGNSVDFFVQLNGGHDLTASDFVF, encoded by the coding sequence ATGCTTTTTAATGACTTTATAATAACAGGTGACAACGATGACGATATCTCTACAGGTATCGGTCAGGATTTTATTATAAGCCGTGGCGGTGATGATACTGTAGTTTCAGGAGCCGACAGTGATATGGTGTTGGCAGGTTCGGGTAACGACCGTATATTCGGTGAGAACGGTCAGGACTTCCTGTTCGGCGGTACGGGCAATGACGAAGTTAACGGCGGAGAAGGAAATGACTGGTTGTTCGGCGGGGAAGGTGACGATCTTCTCATCGGCGGTTTAGGTGCTGATAAAATATCCGGCGGAGAAGGTGTTGACACCTTCAAATACGTATCAACATTTGAATCCAACGGCAGCTTCTTTGATATAATTTTCGGTTTTGAACAAGGAACGGATATTATAGACCTTTCCGAGCTTGATTTTGACGGAATAAGCAGCTTTGCGGATATTACCGTTGATAATCAGGGCGGAACTACGACTATCGCAGGTAACAGCGTGGATTTTTTCGTTCAGTTAAATGGCGGGCATGACCTTACTGCCTCTGATTTTGTATTCTAA
- a CDS encoding SLC13 family permease translates to MKRSLAFIIVGISLFFTMLLIPAPDAIGDTGWRVIAVISLMLIWWISEAVPIAITALLPIVLFPVLKVVPLNEVTANYGNHIVFLFLGGFTIALAMEKWNLHTRIALAIVRKTGTHANGIILGFMIATAFLSMWLSNTATTVMMLPIAASILALVTNGKAQSELPQSTARFALSLVLGIAFAANIGGTATLTGTPPNAIFAAFMQKQYDYTVEYGSWIMIGLPFAVLMLIACWFVLCFLVYPSRMGNIAGASSEIEKRYKALGKISYNEIMVLVVFVSTALLWIFKSSILPFAIKDAGIAIAASIILFLIPREDKKGFLMQWGGRPENNDMIKMPWNILLLFGGGLSIAGAMDKSGLVSVIGEQISSFDSLGIFGIVVLCFIVTLFITEVMSNLALITIFLPVLAGIALNFGENPLLFAIGATLASSCAFMLPMATPPNAIVFASGYIKIAQMVKVGTVMNIISIILITLLSYTLISAVFDIKAKTVPQWAKVVEK, encoded by the coding sequence ATGAAAAGATCCTTAGCATTTATAATCGTCGGTATAAGTTTATTCTTTACAATGTTGCTAATACCTGCACCCGATGCTATAGGAGATACGGGCTGGCGTGTTATCGCCGTTATATCCCTGATGTTGATATGGTGGATAAGCGAAGCCGTACCTATTGCCATAACCGCATTATTACCTATCGTCCTGTTTCCGGTATTGAAGGTTGTCCCGTTAAATGAAGTCACTGCCAATTACGGTAACCATATTGTTTTCCTGTTCCTTGGCGGCTTTACCATCGCCCTTGCCATGGAAAAATGGAATCTGCATACAAGGATTGCACTTGCTATAGTCAGAAAAACAGGGACTCACGCCAACGGTATAATATTAGGCTTTATGATTGCGACGGCTTTTTTGAGCATGTGGCTTAGTAATACCGCAACTACCGTTATGATGCTACCGATAGCGGCATCTATACTTGCATTGGTAACCAACGGCAAGGCACAAAGCGAGTTGCCTCAATCTACGGCACGTTTTGCGTTATCGCTGGTGCTGGGCATAGCCTTTGCCGCAAATATAGGCGGAACGGCAACATTAACGGGAACTCCGCCAAATGCTATTTTTGCAGCCTTCATGCAAAAACAGTATGATTATACTGTTGAGTACGGCTCGTGGATAATGATAGGCCTGCCTTTTGCCGTACTTATGCTGATAGCCTGCTGGTTCGTATTGTGCTTCCTTGTATATCCAAGCCGTATGGGAAATATTGCGGGTGCAAGTTCAGAGATAGAAAAACGCTATAAGGCTCTCGGTAAGATATCATATAACGAGATAATGGTTCTTGTAGTATTTGTATCTACGGCACTTTTATGGATATTTAAGTCTTCCATACTTCCTTTTGCCATAAAGGACGCAGGTATTGCTATAGCTGCATCAATAATATTGTTCTTAATACCGAGGGAAGATAAAAAGGGATTTCTGATGCAATGGGGAGGACGACCTGAGAATAACGACATGATAAAAATGCCTTGGAACATATTGCTGTTATTCGGCGGAGGTCTTAGCATAGCCGGTGCTATGGATAAAAGCGGTCTGGTCAGTGTTATCGGTGAGCAAATATCGTCTTTTGATTCACTGGGCATTTTCGGTATAGTAGTGCTTTGCTTTATAGTAACTTTATTTATAACGGAAGTTATGAGTAACCTTGCACTTATTACTATATTCCTGCCTGTTCTTGCCGGAATTGCACTGAACTTTGGTGAGAATCCGTTGTTATTTGCTATAGGGGCTACTTTAGCCTCTTCATGTGCGTTCATGCTGCCTATGGCAACACCGCCGAACGCTATTGTTTTTGCCAGCGGTTATATAAAAATTGCCCAGATGGTAAAGGTCGGTACGGTTATGAATATTATATCTATAATACTTATCACCTTACTTTCATACACCTTGATAAGTGCGGTATTTGACATTAAAGCTAAAACCGTTCCCCAGTGGGCTAAGGTTGTTGAGAAATAG